The DNA window GGAGGCCGGCGGCGGGCATATCGTCAATGTCGCCTCGACCGCCGCCAAACGCGCCTGGCCCAACGCGTCGGCCTATCACGCCAGCAAGTGGGGACTGCTCGGGCTGTCGCATGCGATGCACGCGGAATTGCGGCCGCATGGCATCAAGGTCACGGCCGTCGTCGCCGGCGGCATGCGTACGCCGTTTCTGCTGGACCGCTTTCCCGACCTCGATCCGGAAACACTGCAAGACCCGATGAACGTTGCGCGCGCCATCAAGGCCGTGCTGCTGCTGCCGGCCGAATCGGTGGTGGCCGAACTGACGGTGCTGCCGCTGCGGGAGACGTCATGGCCGTGAGCGCGGCCGGGGCGGCCATTTTTCTCGACAAGGACGGCACCTTGATCGACGACCTGCCTTACAACGTCGATCCGGCGCGGATGACCTTGGCGCCCGGCGCGGTCGCGGGGTTGCGAAGGTTGAGTTGCCTGGGTTACCGTTTGCTGGTGGTGAGCAACCAGCCGGGAGTGGCGCAAGGCCGCTTCGACGTTGGCGCGCTGGAGCCGGTGCGGCAACGGTTGGCGCAGTTGCTGAGCGAGCAGGGGGCGCATCTGGAAGGATTTTATTACTGTCCGCACGGCCCGGACGAGGGCTGTGCTTGCCGCAAGCCGCTGCCGGGCATGTTGCTGAAGGCCGCCGCCGAGCACCAGGTCGATCTGGCCGCCTCGTGGATGATTGGCGACATCCTCGACGATGTCGAGGCCGGAGGGCGCGCGGGTTGCCGCACCATCCTGATCGACAACGGCAACGAAACCTTGTGGCTGCGCTCGGCGTTGCGCACCCCCACGTGGATCGCATCCGATCTCGATGCGGCCGCGCAGCTGATACAGGCGACCCGGGGGATGCCGTGTCTGGCGTCGCTGTGAGCGGCGCGCTGTTTAACGCCAACAAGGCGCGCTCCAGCCACGCGAGCGCCTGGGACGGCGCCCATCGTATTCTATGCCTACGCCTCGACAATATGGGCGACGTGCTCATGTGCACTCCCGCCATGCGCGCGTTGGTGCAGGCGCATCCGGGACGCAGGCTGACGCTGCTAGCCTCGCCGGCCGCTGCCGCCGTCGCCCGCTTCATTCCCGAGTTGCATGACGTGCTGACGTTTTCCGCACCATGGGTCA is part of the Oxalobacteraceae bacterium OTU3CAMAD1 genome and encodes:
- a CDS encoding HAD family hydrolase, with amino-acid sequence MAVSAAGAAIFLDKDGTLIDDLPYNVDPARMTLAPGAVAGLRRLSCLGYRLLVVSNQPGVAQGRFDVGALEPVRQRLAQLLSEQGAHLEGFYYCPHGPDEGCACRKPLPGMLLKAAAEHQVDLAASWMIGDILDDVEAGGRAGCRTILIDNGNETLWLRSALRTPTWIASDLDAAAQLIQATRGMPCLASL